A section of the Oryzias latipes chromosome 10, ASM223467v1 genome encodes:
- the LOC101169707 gene encoding heterogeneous nuclear ribonucleoprotein A0-like, producing the protein MFNQACKLFVGGLKVDTNDDGLRKHFEQFGTLIDCAVVPHKTAQRSRCFGFVTYLTPEEADAAMAASPHTVEGNWVEVKRAVPKKQADESEARAKVKKIFVGGLKNDIQEDDLTDYFSQYGEVENSEIMSEKDTGKKRGFGFVHFTDHYAADMAVAVPFHTVNGHRVEVKKSVPKQEMQAPSRIRMTPRDNSRRTMMEHQNDAMDYGQNYGYGNGGGYRGYGGCCCPCRGGCSDQQNGYGGGYSNQQNGYGGGYSNQQNGYRGRNGYKGRGHGQQSSGSGPMKKSFGGQRSSAPHTRGKQ; encoded by the coding sequence ATGTTCAACCAAGCCTGTAAGCTTTTTGTGGGAGGACTCAAGGTAGACACCAATGATGACGGGCTGCGCAAGCATTTCGAGCAGTTTGGCACCCTCATCGACTGTGCCGTCGTCCCACACAAGACGGCGCAACGCTCTCGCTGTTTTGGCTTTGTGACCTACTTAACACCAGAGGAGGCCGATGCAGCCATGGCAGCAAGTCCACACACAGTGGAAGGGAACTGGGTTGAGGTCAAACGAGCTGTTCCAAAGAAACAGGCCGATGAGTCTGAAGCTCGTGCCAAGGTGAAGAAAATCTTTGTTGGTGGCTTGAAAAACGACATCCAAGAGGACGACCTCACCGACTACTTCTCTCAGTATGGTGAAGTGGAAAACTCTGAAATCATGTCAGAGAAGGATACCGGAAAGAAACGGGGTTTCGGCTTTGTGCACTTCACGGATCACTATGCGGCAGACATGGCTGTGGCTGTGCCTTTCCACACAGTGAACGGACACAGAGTTGAAGTCAAGAAATCTGTTCCCAAGCAGGAGATGCAGGCACCCAGCAGAATCAGAATGACGCCAAGAGACAATTCACGCCGCACCATGATGGAACACCAAAACGACGCCATGGATTATGGCCAAAATTACGGCTATGGAAATGGCGGAGGATAtaggggttatggggggtgctGCTGCCCATGCAGAGGCGGCTGTTCCGACCAGCAAAATGGTTACGGAGGTGGCTATTCCAACCAGCAAAATGGTTACGGAGGCGGCTATTCCAACCAGCAAAATGGTTACAGGGGCAGGAATGGCTACAAAGGTCGTGGCCATGGCCAGCAGTCTTCTGGCTCTGGTCCAATGAAAAAGTCTTTTGGTGGTCAGAGAAGCTCTGCTCCCCACACAAGAGGCAAACAGTAA